The sequence CGTGTCAGAGGCGGTGACCAACTGCATTGTCCATGGCTATAAGGATTGCTGCGGCAAGATCTATATACATACGGTACTGTTGGATCCGCCGGCGGTGCGGGTAACCGTGCGGGACAAGGGCTGTGGTATCGCCGATGTGCCGCAAGCCATGACCCCGCTTTATACCACCGGGGAGGGAGAGCGCGCCGGGCTGGGCTTTACGGTGATGGAGAGCTTTTGCGACAAGCTGCGAGTCACTTCTAAGCCGGGCAAGGGCACCACTGTGGTGCTGGAAAAACGCATTACCGGCAAGCAAAAATGGTAACTGCGGAGCGGGAGCGGCAAATCCGAGAGAACCTGGGGCTTGTGCATACCGTTGCCAATCGCTTTCGCGGGCGGGGCATTGAGTACGACGATCTGTACCAGTCCGGCTGTGTGGGGCTGATCAAGGCGGTGGATCGGTTTGACCCGACCCTGGGGTATGCGTTCTCTACCTATGCAGTGCCGGTGATCATCGGCGAGATCAAGCGCCTGTTTCGGGACGGCGGCGCCGTGAAGGTCAGCCGGGTGCTTAAGGAAAAGGCGCTCCACGCCGCGCGACTGCGGGAGGACTTTTTGCGCCGGGAGGGGCGGGAGCCGACCATTGGCGAACTGGCGGAGTTGCTGTCTTGCGACCCGGCAGAGGCGGCGGAGATCGTGGGTGTTATGCAGCCTACGGTGTCCATCAACAGTGCCGGTGAGGACGGCGATACCACACTGGATATTCCGGTGGACGACAGCGAACAACTGTTTGATCGGCTGACCGTTTTGCAAGCCATGGACGGTCTGGAAAAAAGCGAGCAAATGCTGGTGGAGCTGCGCTATTATAAGGGTCTGACCCAGTGCAAAACGGCGGAAATTCTGGGTCTGTCCCAAGTGCAGGTCTCCCGTAAAGAAAAAGCCGTCCTGCAAAAAATGCGCCGGGTCATGGACGGATAAAGCAAAAAGCTATAAAGAAAAAAGGCACAGCGTAATGCTGTGCCTTTTGATATATACTTGTTAGTTTTTCAGGCTATGGAGCGGTGCAGGGATCTTGCCGCCGCGGTTGATGAACTTGGCAGGGGAGCCGGTGTTCACTTTCATGACAGGGCCGGCGCCCAGCAGGCCGCCGAACTCCAGCTCGTCGCCTACCTGCTTGCCGATGGCGGGAATCACGCGCACGGCGGTGGTCTTGCAGTTGACCATACCGATGGCGGCCTCGTCGGCGATAATGCCGCTGATCACCTCCGGCGTGGTGTCGCCGGGAATGACGATCATATCCAGACCCACGGAGCAAACAGCGGTCATGGCTTCCAGCTTCTCAATGGTCAGCGCGCCACAGCGGGCTGCGTCGATCATACCTGCGTCCTCAGATACCGGGATAAAGGCGCCGGACAGGCCGCCTACGCTGGAGGAGGCCATCACGCCGCCTTTCTTGACAGCATCGTTGAGCATAGCCAGGCAAGCTGTGGTGCCTGCGCCGCCGCACTTTTCCAGGCCAATCTCTTCCAAAATATGGGCCACGGAGTCGCCTACCGCTGGGGTGGGGGCCAGGGACAGGTCCACAATGCCAAAGGGCACGCCCAGCCGCCGAGAGGCCTCTACGCCTACCAGCTGACCCATACGGGTGACTTTAAAGGCGGTCTTTTTAATCAGCTCTGCAATATCGTTAATGGAGTAGTCCGGGAACTTGGCAACGGCCGCGCGCACCACGCCGGGGCCGGACACGCCCACATTGATCACGCAGTCCGGCTCGGACACACCGTGAAAGGCACCGGCCATAAAGGGGTTATCCTCCGGGGCGTTGCAAAACACAACCAGCTTGCCGGCGCCGATGCAGTCGTTCTCTTTGGTCAACT comes from Oscillospiraceae bacterium and encodes:
- a CDS encoding sigma-70 family RNA polymerase sigma factor, whose translation is MVTAERERQIRENLGLVHTVANRFRGRGIEYDDLYQSGCVGLIKAVDRFDPTLGYAFSTYAVPVIIGEIKRLFRDGGAVKVSRVLKEKALHAARLREDFLRREGREPTIGELAELLSCDPAEAAEIVGVMQPTVSINSAGEDGDTTLDIPVDDSEQLFDRLTVLQAMDGLEKSEQMLVELRYYKGLTQCKTAEILGLSQVQVSRKEKAVLQKMRRVMDG
- a CDS encoding PFL family protein, whose protein sequence is MINTYDILETIRMIQDECLDIRTTTMGISLLDCADTDIDKACAKVYDKICTKAEKLVQTGEDIEREYGIPIINKRVSVTPIAIMAGISGGDPVKYALALEKAARTIGVNFIGGYSALVQKGFAAGDRELIDSIPRALAETEHICSSVNIGSTKAGINMDAVKLMGQKVKEAAELTKENDCIGAGKLVVFCNAPEDNPFMAGAFHGVSEPDCVINVGVSGPGVVRAAVAKFPDYSINDIAELIKKTAFKVTRMGQLVGVEASRRLGVPFGIVDLSLAPTPAVGDSVAHILEEIGLEKCGGAGTTACLAMLNDAVKKGGVMASSSVGGLSGAFIPVSEDAGMIDAARCGALTIEKLEAMTAVCSVGLDMIVIPGDTTPEVISGIIADEAAIGMVNCKTTAVRVIPAIGKQVGDELEFGGLLGAGPVMKVNTGSPAKFINRGGKIPAPLHSLKN
- the spoIIAB gene encoding anti-sigma F factor; this translates as MKKTNEFRLTLDARSVNEGFARVAVSAFAAPLDPTLEELADLKTAVSEAVTNCIVHGYKDCCGKIYIHTVLLDPPAVRVTVRDKGCGIADVPQAMTPLYTTGEGERAGLGFTVMESFCDKLRVTSKPGKGTTVVLEKRITGKQKW